DNA sequence from the Pseudomonadota bacterium genome:
TCTGCATTCTGGCCGACGGCCAGGAGGTCGACGAGTGGGAGTACTACCGCGAACACCACCCCGAGGCTGACTCGTCCAACGATAGCGGCTGACCTGATTCCGCCATCATCGTGGCCCAGTATCACGAAGCCGGCCTATCGTGGTTTGGCCAACAACAAGAGGGCAATCACAATGCCTAAGCTAGGGGGTTTGACGGCCGTTTTTGTCGTTTTGACCTGGGCGCTTGTTCAAGGTCACGCGCGAGCGGACGAAACTGCGGAACGCGTTTATCTGCCAGCCGGCAGCGTTGATGTGGAATCGCTGATTCCGCCGCCGCCCGCTGTCGGCTCACCCACGTTCAACGAACAGATGGCTGTCGTCGAGTGGCACCAACAGACTCGGACGCCGGCCCAGGTCGAGTTCGTCGAGACCACGCTGAACGTCGAACGGTTTGCGCCAGTGCTCGGCGACGCGCTGTTCACGGTCGATGGGCTGGAACTGAAACAGACGATCGACGACGCCATCGACGAGGCACGTGCCGAGTACGATGGCCTTAAAGAGATCTACGATTTGCCCAGGCCGTTCGTGGCGAACGAGAACATCGAACCGATCGGCGAAGCCCGTCCGGTGTCGGCTTATCCGAGCGGACATTCAATTCGTGCCATCATTTATGCCCGGCTGTTGGCCGAGGTGTTCCCCGAGCATGAAGAGGCGCTTATGGACCTCGCCATGCGGGTCGGCCACGGCCGGGTTATCGCCGGTGCGCACTAT
Encoded proteins:
- a CDS encoding phosphatase PAP2 family protein, producing MESLIPPPPAVGSPTFNEQMAVVEWHQQTRTPAQVEFVETTLNVERFAPVLGDALFTVDGLELKQTIDDAIDEARAEYDGLKEIYDLPRPFVANENIEPIGEARPVSAYPSGHSIRAIIYARLLAEVFPEHEEALMDLAMRVGHGRVIAGAHYPIDVTAGQTLGQAYADVIVEQPAFKEALERIFGRQPPSRVTETP